A window of Acropora muricata isolate sample 2 chromosome 6, ASM3666990v1, whole genome shotgun sequence genomic DNA:
CTCGTTTGTCAAGCATCGTAAACTGTCTCGTAAACTCGCCCTCCTTCACTGCAAAACCGGTGGAGGTGGGTGAGAATGCATATAGTTATCACGAACTGTACAGTTACAACTTGCTTGCTTCTCCGCGGAATAATGTCACTACTTTGCAAAAaggcaaatgaagaaaaatgagaTTCATCATGCAAGCTCATTTTGATAAAAGAAATCCTCCTAAAGTTATAGTAGCAAGAATACCAACCCTCCTAAAAGCAGACAGACCACTTCCTAGAGAGGAGTTTTCCTTGTGTCTGTCGGGGTCTGGTTGGGAAGGAAGGCTTTCACTTTTAACTTCCGTTTTACTGACTAACCTTCGTGAATGACAGATCGAACGTGAAGTCAACCAAGCGAGCCACGGTGCAGAAAATCATCACGGGTAGGTGATGTAGTAGAACACTCGGTCAACCTAATATAGCCAGTATATCATTGTATGTACTTAATGTACTTATGAGTTATGTGAACATCACTCCTTCGTTACCTTTTCCAAAACATTGTATACGTGTTTACTATGCAATAAGTCGTTGATGTGGGACACGTACATGCATAGAAATGTATTTTTCAGTTTGTGAAGAAAAATATAAGAGGAGGACGGACCTGAGATAATGCCAAACACACAGGGACAACTGAGGGATCAAGAAAATAAACATAAATAAAGTATGCTTAATTAGACTAAAAAGTCGTTggtgatgcgtgacacttggaggtaaaagattatgttgataattaaagaaacaattatcgcaaagtgtcaaacttgtctattaacacagacgtttcgggtgtataaccttTCTTCAGTTTCgtcagtgtgaaaaaaataatcgttGAAATACGTAATTACGTATTTCAacggttattatttttttcacactgaagaagggttatacacccgaaacgtctgtgttaatagacaagtttgacacttcgcgataattgtttctttaattatcaacataaatAAAGTATACTTGACATAAAAATCCTTTGTTTGCTGCCCAAAGTTAGAGTTAGAAAAGTTAGCTAATAAGTACCCCAATACTTCCGGTCATCTGGAGAAACTCAAGGTATGCCTAACTTTCATAATGTACAAATAAGCAATTTTCTTGTGTGTTAAAGATAGTGAAATTTTGGTAAATATGTTTGTAACGAAACAGTCTATGATGGATGAAGTGGATAGAGATGCTGCCACAAAAGATTTAAAGGATACTGGAGAAATAGTTAACAGAGAGTGCATCACAATAGCACACAGTGGTAAGGATTTCTTCACTTGCAATAATGATTGATTTACCTTTCACTGGCTACAGCTTATTTCTATGACCATTTCCCATTTGTTTATCATGATTAGCATCAATGAATCTGAGACAACTAACAGTTTCATGAACATAAGTTCTTTGCATTTCAAATTCGGCAAAAATCTGTCAGCACTCTCCATAGATTGATGAAAAATTCTCCCTTATTTCCTTTGTTAATAAACAGTATGCTATGGTTCCAACTTCTTGATAGATTGTTTTCTTAGCCCAATCTtgtgtttaatttttgtttcctgCATCTTTTTAAATCCTTCTTTTCCTGATGTCAAGTAATTTTAACCAATTTTACACAATGAAGCGTATGAAAAGTTAAGAACCATGGTTGCATAAAGGTGAAGTAGTGTACTTAAAAGATTTTTCTGACAATGAAGAGATGACATTTATTCCCCATTATTAGATGCAGTAGACAGAAGCAGTGCTACTGTCGCCAGTCCATCAAAGATCACATTTGTTGTATGTGAACCTGCACCAAGTCGCACTGCACTTTTAAGAGGAATTCCAACTAAACCTCTGCTTCAACCAATGGGAAGCCAAGTTCTGTTTGGGAGGGGTAACGCTGCAGATGTTTTCTTCAATGACAAAACGGCATCAAGGGAACACatgaaactctttgttcagaaAAACCCAGACACCCAAGAGAATGAATTTGTTGTGCAAACAGTCAATGCCACAAACCCGGTTTTTATCAATGGAAGGCCACTCTTGCCACAGGATGGAGTCACAGCCCTCCATACCAATGATAAACTAAGAGCTGGACAATTGGAATTTATTATCACTGACATAGCATGGGGTTCAATGGAGTCTTTCCAAATTGAATTTGTCAGGAATGCTCTGCAATTTATTGGACAAGCAAATGTCACAGCAAATCACCTTGGTGCTGTGAATGTGCATAACAACCTGCGAATGCCCACAAATCCACCTTTTAACATTAATATTTCACCTCTGCAAGCATCATTTGCACCAATGGTTCCACCTTATCAGGGAATGCAAGTGGCACCGCCTTATCACTACCCCATGACAGTCAATCCAGGATATGGTCAGTTGTTTCCACTGCCTCAGTCAACACATCAAAGTTATCAAACTTATTATTCTCAGCCACTCCAAGAGACCTCACCTTCACCAGTGAGAACTCCCTCGTTTCCTCAACAAGAGCAAACAAGTGCCAAACATCCCACTGAACAAAGCGAAAATACTGGGGACAAGGATGACTTATCAAAAGAAccttaaaggaagaaaaattttgttttctttcttgtacAACAACCGGAAACACTATGGGACATGCACATTAAACTGAATTCACTTTAACAATCAAATAGTGGGatggtgaaaagaaaataattattccgATATAAGAGATTATGTGTTTGAAAGCAAGAGGCCTAATAATTTTTGCTAGAGATGGTAGACAAAAGTGGTAGCATAAAATCATGGGCTATACCTATTTGCTAAAAAGCACTAAACCCACCATTGCATTCCTTACCCTTTAGTTTATTAACTGATACAGGAAATATGTCAGGGACAGGGTGTTTGCTGTTTATCCTAGAGAAGTCTTCTGCCTATTGTATTCCCTGTTGACATTTCCACGATAAAATGTAGATTCTGCCTATCGTGCCATCAGAATATCAATTTCTGACCAGTTTGCATCAAGGTATCTCAATCGTATTACATTTCTTGATTCCAATCTTGACAATGTTGCAGATAATTTTTTGCACTTTTAAATACGTTGGAGGATTTTGTTTTGCAATGGAGCAGAAAGTCGTAAGATAATCATCATTATCCcagaaataaattgaaaattattgGCAAAAATTGACCATGCAATTTTCCAATGCCTTGTGATTTGCTTACAACAACTAATATTTATGTTTGGTATCCAAGATTGACTGTGAACTGCTCAAATCTTTTAATATCTTCCTCTGTCACTGTGCTTGTGTTTCTTGACAACACATTGAGGAAATCCTTGAGATTCACTGCACGAGGCTGGATCTGGCAAAcgtgttgaaaaaaaaaccagtaacaaaaattaatttaatgagaACTTAAAATGTGAACTACCTATACttaagagagagagaaagaaagagtTGGGTTTACTGTATATGGCTCCCCAAGAGAATTTGAGACAAGCACAGATTTTCCTTGGCAGCTGCTGCAAATAGTTACTTTGGTGCTCAAACTGTAAtggtataatgataataatatattattataataatttattgcttttattaaaaattatggCTATAATGACAgtttaattttatatttaccTTTTCTGGTGGAAGATCACTCAAAGATGCCTGAAAGTTGTCCTTCTCAGTTTCTAAACAAGGGTCATAAAACaattctgaaaaaaagaagagatGGAAAGACATCTTGGTATTCAGGGCAATAAAGAAGAACTTGCCATCAATAAGAATTCAGTCATGCACTGATAATTtaacaaatttcttttcttatttttacttctgtttttattattatcattattatgtaTTTCATCAGTGCTTACTGTAAACACTTGTGTACAAGCCATAATATCCAGTGTCCATTATTTTGGCAATCAGTGTCACGACAAAAAAGTCTATAAGAAGTTTCAATGACCTTTGTGACATAATGGAAACTAAGTTGCAGAAAATATAGAGTCCATGCATCATTATAAAGTGAAATACAATAATTCTTTATTATATAGACCTGAGTGTTTTTCCAATGGAAAGTATACCACTTGttaaattcataaaaactatgCCTGGGACCGAAGTTGTTTATTTCACATAATCGCACAGGTGAGTTTATCCATGAAGTAATTTCAGCAATTTCCCTCCGaaacttgtattttattttatccatGCCTTTTTGTCTACTGGTATATAATAAAATGAACATTACACGGCAGCttgaagatatgaattttattttcttgtgccaaaagaaaaaacaatattttacacACCCCCTTCTGCACTTGtttgtaaaatattgttttgccatttgaaaataaaatttgtatcTTCAGGCCACCATGTAATATctcctcttgatttttttccaAGAGGACACAGTAACAAATTtggcaatctgattggttctttatgCAGTGTGGATTTTTCTGTCTCTGCTCACAGGCATGGTAATGCTtatttgagtttttgtttttgcttgttttcacAACATTTGTGTTGTGAGCAATATTGCGATTTGTTATGTGATGGAAAGATCTCTGTCAAATTTACCAGCTGCAGCCAACATTGCAAGCAACTTTGCAGGGAAATGGAGATTccatatcaataataattattggaatggAATTTCTCAAGTAAAGCAGAAATGAGTGTCTTAAAAGAAATGCTGAAGGGTCAGACTTAAGATCCCAGACCATGCATTCATAAACTCCCAAAAGAGATGGTCTCGTAGATAAGCTGCATCCCCCAAATTTAGGCCCAAAATCTGACCAAAAAGGGGCCTCCCATAGATGATTGTTTACAGTTATTTCACAGTTTCCATAAAAATATCTTTAGGAAATTTTGATGATCAAAAGCACTGGATACTTTAGCAAGGATCTTAATTGTGCATATACACAACAATGATTGCAAAAAACTAACCATCCTAAATTATGTTTTATAGGAAGAATAATTAGTGTCCATTGCTGATATATAAAACAACTGGTTACCAAATTATTCATAAAATGGATGCTAATCAGTAAAATAAGAGTGGGGATTCATGGTGTGTATATCCATGGGGTCCTTCctggtttttttttatctaaaacTACTTTTTATGAGGTCTGAAATGAGGCTAAATGGGTTTCTTTTATAGAGGAAATTAAAGTTTGTATATACCTAGGTTGAGTTTCCATGATGTGTTGGCCTCCAGTTCACGCATTGGTTCAAACATAGCATCTACTGTACAGTTTGACAAATCACTGCCAGACAATCCCTTTGTTTGTTCACCCAGTATGCACCAGTCTTTAGCAGACAGTGCTGATGGTGTGCCAGCCAAGTGCATCTGCATCAGTTTAATTCTTTCCTCTCTGTATAAGAaaacaatagttattattattgtgctaGCATGCAGTTCTTGAGATTTGATTAATAATGTAAAAGACTTGTCATGTTTCCATGATTATGTAGTCTGAATACTTAGATTAATTACAAGACAATGTGTGTGTCTTGGGATGAATTCATTGTCTTTAATAGTTTGGATGCTCCACAACTGAGCCACAGGAGAGGCCTAAAAGAATTTACCAATGCCAAGATACACCATCTTCTTTAAATTAACAATATGTGCTTGAATTAATCATTAGTCTTAGGTAGGAGGTTGTGTTAAGGCCACAAGACTACTATTGCTTTAAGTACAGCCTACCATCCCAGTATTgaaataacagtaataatagcagtaatagtaacaataactcttttctctctctctaaATTCCCCTTCACCAGGTTAAAAAAATAGAATGCAGCTTATACTCAACAGCTATATTTCATTTGCACCATTCACTCAAAACTTAGGTCAATTCAGAATCCAGGTAAATGTTAAATTACACTTTTATCTTACATTATCTGAACACAATGATTATTGAGATCTTGTTTTGTTCATTCAGAGCTAAACCCACTTCTCTGGAAGAGGAATGTAAATCCGTTTTTGGAATCTTCTCAGGAAAGCTGTGTCTAATTCCCACGGGCAATTTGTTGCACATAAAAGAATAAACTGTTGAAGAGATGAACTGTGATTGGCCCCCTCcatctaaaagaaaaataatgatttcATTGAATTATGGGAACCTTCCACTGTTGAATGAAAGAAGTTAACCCTTAGCGCTTTCCctcctatgagtgccaaatggcacttatagattttactctgtctaacgccagacgattttactcatcaatggggaaccccttagggcttaaagggttaacaacatgaaaagccaaaaactatgttcCCGTTAACTCTTTCCctcctatgagtgccaaatggcacttattgattttactctgtctaacgctagacgattttactcgtcaatggggaaccacttggggcttaaagggttaactcAACAAATTTTAATGACCCACCGATGTAGaagtcaatattattattgtcaaaacAGAAATGATTAATGCAAGCAGGGTCATGCACTCTTCATCAACAGTTTCCATTGTACCATGAAAGGATATATGAAAATATATGACATTAGAATAGAATTACACTAAGAAAACCCCTAGTTTCTCCAAAAAAGTAACAGAAGGTGCAGGCAAATAAAGTATACACTTTGCACAAGACTCAGAGGACATGTGCCCCTCAGGTAGCACTTCAAACCTTGAGGCTATTTATTGTCTGTATAAAGCCTTTAATTTTCAGTGCTTCCCACATGATGCATCCTCCAAGTCTTGTGCAATGTCTGTATTTTGCCTGCTCTCTTACAAATTGCTGAAATTATGGACTACTAGTAGGCTAGAATATATTATAGTACATTATCATGCAGTCATAATATTGTCCTAATTAAATTTCACTTACAGATACTTTTCTATGCCAATTATTAGCAcccaaaattaataataaaatgtaGTGTAGAATTAAAATCACTTTCCatacttttatttttgctgcacaataatagttattaaaaGATGTAGCCACTAACTTGTTTTAGTAACTCTGTCTTAATTCTTCTTGTATATTCTTCCTCCCGTATGCTTCTCTTTCGACAGATACTGTCAATCTCATCTATAAATATTACCTGTCAAGAATAACTTGGTGAAACTCAGGACAAAATTATCAAAATATTGTTCAATGTGTACTCGCGATAACATTGTGACTTAATTCGCTTTAATATGGCATTCAGTTGAAAGTACTGCCTCTTCTGTTGGTTAACTGATGTTTCATTTTTGCCTTTCACAATTGAACTGCAACTGTTGATCTGCAACAAGCAGCCACAATAAAATTACCCTTGAACACACTCCTGTTGAAAATACAGGCTATATGATACATTTTTACTATCTCCTGGTAGAAAAGTATGGCAgaaataaatatcaaaactcATCATTGGTACTCACTGATTgacctttttctttccttgcaTTATGGAAAAGCTCTTTAATAAGCCTACAGTATACAGGCATAAAATTAaggctctgatgaagggctaatgctagaaacgtcagctttctgaacctttcacggtggtaattcaacctttatcaacttgtttgataaaaccaaatttttgttttcatctctcccagtgacacaacaccacagtttctttagaaactagaaatccataaaattaatgatcacTTACTCACAAAGTCTTTTTTCCATccctttgaaaaattaatcataactatgtTTAGTTGAAACAAAACTGTGTGAGCCTGTTTGCCTTACAGATCGTACTGATAATAATGGTTTTGTTTAGTactgtcaatcaaattttaTTACTCAGCTTGTTGACAAAACTACACCCTGAATTTGAGAGAAATTCAAGACATtagcttataataattattgcttacaCAATGTCTGATGATGGTTGTACTTACTTCTCACTCTCTCCAACCCAACTGGAGACAAGATCAGAActggagacactgtaaaaaacAGACTCAATTTCTGATGCCACTGCCTGTGCCAGTCTCGTCTTCCCTGGTGaagtgacaacttgttagaATTATGGGCTCATCCCAGATTTGATGCCACATGCaggttgggttttttttttttggctctcTTCTCTGCTACAGAGTTTTTTCCCAGGTATTGATCCAGTTTTCCCTTAATTCTCATCAAAAACCAGCAAttgctttaatttaatttgatcATAGTTTCTCAATAATTTCAAGTCTTGTTATTTTCTCACTTTAATTTAGTAAAACTCAGTACCAGTTAGTACCTGTTCCTGGTGGTCCATACAAGAGTATTCTGCGCCAAGGCTGTCTACCTCCTGTAACCGagcaaacaacaaagaaaaatgataatATTTACGAGACACTTTAATATACAAACTGGTCCATTGGCCTAGTAACATTTCAAgcttcaaaatttaatttcctttcaattaACAGTCAATGCCTCGTTAGAAATCACTAAGGGGGTTATTCTCTCACCTGTAAACAAATGTGGATACTGCAAAGGCATGATTAATGCTTCCTTTAATGCCTGCTTTGCATGTGTAAGACCCACGACATCACAAAATGATATATTTCCTTTCTCTAAGATGGTGTCCTTTATTGCAATCTtaagtctaaaaaaaaaaaaggaaaacagccAAGGcttttaattttaacttttgtcTCAAATTATataaatattattgaaataccagtataaaattaaattttaatcatAAGGAAATTAATCACAGATAATTCTTATTTGCCATAATACAAGCCACTTTTACAATACCTTTTACACTGACTGTTTTCATTGCCACTGATTGAGTCAGTGTCTGAAAGGCAAACATACTAtaatattactaataataataacaataataataatgatattttaTAATTTAATTTCTAACTGAAATCAGAATTCTAAGAAAACTTTGATGACATTACCTTTTTATGAGAAGAATTATATGCTAAGGTCAATTAACCAGTATTATTGCAGAGAAGTAAATTTCTCAAAGAATAAGAACAAGAGGAGATGCATCACAAAACTAATTATGAGCCAAATTCTGCAAATACAAGCCACAACCAAAACAACAGACAAAGAATCATGTTAAATCAATATTGAAGTGTTTGGACAATTTGTCACCTACGTTAAAAGCTTATGACATGCTGTATTATATCCcacaaaattgtttttattcCAGAATAAGTTAAGCGAACTGGAAATTCAAAGCAAAGTCTTGTAAATTTACTGTATGACAGTTTTGAAGACCAAGGATATGGGTTAGTTACCAAGCCAGCAAGCTGCATAATGCTTAACAATGCCCAGCGGTTTGTAAGAAGAGGAATTATGTAACAAGCAAGGAAATCAAGATGACCCCCACTTTTTTTGACAGCACCATCTTGTTTATGACAGGACATGTCATGTAATGTTACTCAGTGATGTCATCTGAAGATGACCACAAACCCACTTAGTAAcaaagtttatttgttgaacatTATACTTTAGCAATTACAAATTAATCATTAACCATTAATCATTCTAATACCCACATATAGCAATGGCTAATCTAGGCTGAGGCAGAGTGAGAAATATATTTACTTATATTGTGTACATTTTTAACCATAAATCTCTTACGAACATTTGTTCCTTACTTATACTTTGATAATAATACAGATGTATCAGTTCTTATATACTGTAATAATCAAATGAACAAAACAAGACTTCTAACAGCGTAGGGGACAGGAAAGCCTAAAGAAGGAGTTTCTAGCAATACTGAACGAGTCCTGACTATAGCTGTAATGACAACAAAATGGCCAATAGAGATGTTCTAATGATCATGGAACAAATCTCCTTCACTTcctaaaataaatacaaaaccTGTTTTGTGGATCTATTTTGTATCTTTTACAAGGCTTCAATCATTAAATCTTGTTTTGTCAGGAAATGAACATGGCcctttttcttcaaaattgaGCATACCTTAACAATAGCTCGAGAAGCATAAATCTTAGTTAGTGTGAGCAAAAATGTAACATGTTACACTCTATAGGTAATTCTTTGGAAGAGAAAGTGCTACAATTTTCAACCATCCATTGCATACAGTCATATATTTTGTTGATAGGAAAACTATTACTGTATTTTactgcatttgcatttaacCAATAACTACCaagttcatttttttccttcttgatCTGTTCATAAAACAGGGAAAACAATAATGCTTCCAAAATCATAGTTACTTTTTAACTGAAAAAATAGGCTTTCAATAAATGAATAGCACTTTTTtatactgtaataattattgttttgtatttATATGTAATAAGGTAAACAGTAAACGCTTTGTCAAGAAATAGGCCAAAATTGCCTGAGTAGGTACCTTAATTAACACTTTCTATATATGCTTTCTAACTTTAAGTTTTCCAAAATTAAAGCTGCTAGGAATCCTTGTAAGTATTAAAATCATGCCTGTTTCAGGTGTCTTGATTCCATCAAACTTCTTTTTCATGTTATGAAAAGCTTCAAGATAACTCTCTAGTGAAGTAGATAATCCAGTAAGTGCTTTCTGAAAAAGGGGTTAACTTAagtatcattaaaaaaaatagtctGTAATGTTAAACCTTCTTAATTTAATAAAAAG
This region includes:
- the LOC136918996 gene encoding uncharacterized protein codes for the protein MMDEVDRDAATKDLKDTGEIVNRECITIAHSDAVDRSSATVASPSKITFVVCEPAPSRTALLRGIPTKPLLQPMGSQVLFGRGNAADVFFNDKTASREHMKLFVQKNPDTQENEFVVQTVNATNPVFINGRPLLPQDGVTALHTNDKLRAGQLEFIITDIAWGSMESFQIEFVRNALQFIGQANVTANHLGAVNVHNNLRMPTNPPFNINISPLQASFAPMVPPYQGMQVAPPYHYPMTVNPGYGQLFPLPQSTHQSYQTYYSQPLQETSPSPVRTPSFPQQEQTSAKHPTEQSENTGDKDDLSKEP
- the LOC136918987 gene encoding uncharacterized protein; amino-acid sequence: MLFSSFSHYWETVETSSTMDRLDFYADAVAWLEEAALESKKTDNVDVDMLITNCKNTLHCVQILLPLEQDLLKVKALTGLSTSLESYLEAFHNMKKKFDGIKTPETDTDSISGNENSQCKRLKIAIKDTILEKGNISFCDVVGLTHAKQALKEALIMPLQYPHLFTGGRQPWRRILLYGPPGTGKTRLAQAVASEIESVFYSVSSSDLVSSWVGESEKLIKELFHNARKEKGQSVIFIDEIDSICRKRSIREEEYTRRIKTELLKQMEGANHSSSLQQFILLCATNCPWELDTAFLRRFQKRIYIPLPEKEERIKLMQMHLAGTPSALSAKDWCILGEQTKGLSGSDLSNCTVDAMFEPMRELEANTSWKLNLELFYDPCLETEKDNFQASLSDLPPEKIQPRAVNLKDFLNVLSRNTSTVTEEDIKRFEQFTVNLGYQT